One stretch of Rana temporaria chromosome 10, aRanTem1.1, whole genome shotgun sequence DNA includes these proteins:
- the RPS25 gene encoding 40S ribosomal protein S25, whose product MPPKDDKKKKDAGKSAKKDKDPVNKSGGKAKKKKWSKGKVRDKLNNLVLFDKATYDKLCKEVPNYKLITPAVVSERLKIRGSLARAALQELLNKGLIKLVSKHRAQVIYTRNTKGGDAPAGTEETA is encoded by the exons ATG CCACCTAAAGACGACAAGAAAAAGAAGGATGCTGGCAAATCTGCCAAGAAGGATAAGGACCCAGTCAATAAGTCTGGAGGCAAGGCCAAAAAGAAG AAGTGGTCAAAAGGAAAAGTGAGGGACAAGTTGAACAATCTTGTGCTCTTTGACAAGGCCACTTATGACAAGTTGTGTAAAGAAGTTCCCAACTACAAACTCATTACTCCAGCTGTGGTGTCTGAGAGGCTGAAGATCAGAGGCTCACTGGCCAGAGCTGCCCTCCAGGAGCTGCTCAACAAAG GTCTGATTAAGTTGGTGTCCAAGCACAGAGCCCAAGTCATCTATACCAGAAACACAAAGGGCGGAGATGCACCTGCTGGAACTGAGGAAAC GGCCTAA